From Stenotrophomonas nitritireducens, the proteins below share one genomic window:
- the rlmF gene encoding 23S rRNA (adenine(1618)-N(6))-methyltransferase RlmF, with translation MTSSPQRPRAKPAAASAQPLLHPRNRHQGRYDLVRLVAVNPALRAHLIRTPAGTDSIDFSKPVAVRELNRALLASDYGIRHWDIPDGYLCPPVPGRVDYLHGLADLLAADNNGVIPRGPGVRALDIGVGANCIYPLLGQAEYGWRFLGSDIDADALQAANANVQANGLGGRIALRLQPARGNLFAGLLQADERFELTMCNPPFHASAKEAAQGSQRKLRNLGGTQARASKPPPLNFGGQANELWCTGGEASFLRRMIRESVDIQQQVLWFSSLVAKSEHLADIHKQLGKAGAAEVREVPMAQGNKQSRFVAWSFHSADVRKDWLQQAQA, from the coding sequence ATGACTTCTTCGCCTCAACGCCCCCGTGCCAAGCCTGCCGCTGCATCGGCACAGCCGCTGCTGCATCCGCGCAATCGCCACCAGGGCCGTTACGACCTGGTGCGGCTGGTTGCGGTGAATCCGGCCTTGCGTGCGCACCTGATCCGCACCCCGGCAGGCACAGACAGCATCGATTTCAGCAAGCCTGTGGCCGTGCGCGAGCTCAACCGCGCGCTGCTGGCCAGTGACTACGGCATCCGGCATTGGGATATCCCGGACGGCTATCTTTGCCCGCCGGTGCCGGGCAGGGTGGACTATCTGCACGGCCTGGCCGATCTGCTGGCGGCAGACAACAACGGGGTGATTCCACGCGGCCCCGGCGTGCGCGCGCTGGATATTGGGGTTGGCGCCAACTGCATCTATCCGTTGCTGGGGCAGGCCGAATACGGCTGGCGTTTTCTCGGCAGCGATATCGATGCCGACGCGCTGCAGGCCGCCAATGCCAATGTGCAGGCCAACGGCCTCGGTGGACGCATCGCGCTGCGACTGCAGCCGGCGCGCGGCAATCTGTTCGCCGGCCTGTTGCAGGCCGATGAGCGTTTCGAGCTGACCATGTGCAACCCGCCCTTCCACGCCTCGGCCAAGGAAGCGGCGCAAGGCAGCCAACGCAAGCTGCGCAACCTGGGTGGCACGCAGGCACGCGCCAGCAAGCCCCCGCCGCTCAATTTCGGTGGTCAGGCCAATGAGCTGTGGTGCACCGGCGGCGAGGCTTCTTTCCTGCGGCGGATGATCCGCGAAAGCGTGGACATCCAGCAGCAGGTGTTGTGGTTCAGTTCGCTGGTTGCCAAGAGTGAGCACCTGGCCGACATCCACAAGCAGTTGGGCAAGGCGGGCGCCGCCGAGGTGCGCGAAGTGCCGATGGCACAGGGCAACAAGCAGAGCCGCTTTGTTGCCTGGAGTTTCCACTCAGCTGATGTGCGCAAGGATTGGCTGCAGCAAGCGCAGGCTTGA
- the tmk gene encoding dTMP kinase: MDNQQIPGGLLIAIEGIDGAGKTTLAHALAQHLRDAGAVVVLGKEPTNGPWGTRLRATAATGRLSPEQEVEYLLHDRRQHVEDVIAPALARGEIVILDRYFPSMVAYQGAAGLPLDQMLQANDFAPRPNLLLLLDLLPEQGLERIRARGDKPNHFETAQNLERCRLIFQQLDLPNKQLIDASQNETEVLGDAYAAIAAALALRVGVDGAQLLQNVQGLDLGKATAAG, from the coding sequence ATGGATAACCAACAGATTCCCGGCGGCCTGCTCATTGCCATCGAAGGCATTGATGGCGCCGGCAAGACCACGCTTGCCCATGCCTTGGCCCAGCACCTGCGCGATGCAGGGGCAGTGGTCGTACTGGGCAAGGAACCGACCAACGGCCCTTGGGGCACACGCCTGCGCGCCACCGCCGCCACTGGCCGGCTGAGCCCCGAGCAGGAGGTGGAATACCTGCTGCATGACCGCCGCCAGCATGTGGAAGATGTCATTGCACCGGCCCTGGCCCGGGGCGAGATCGTCATCCTCGACCGCTACTTCCCGTCGATGGTGGCCTACCAGGGCGCGGCCGGCTTGCCGCTGGACCAGATGCTGCAGGCCAATGATTTCGCCCCGCGCCCGAACCTGCTGCTGTTGCTGGACCTGCTGCCGGAACAGGGGCTTGAGCGTATCCGCGCCCGTGGCGACAAGCCCAACCACTTCGAGACCGCACAGAACCTGGAGCGCTGCCGGTTGATCTTCCAGCAGCTCGATCTGCCCAATAAGCAGCTCATCGATGCCAGCCAGAACGAGACCGAAGTGCTGGGTGATGCATATGCGGCGATTGCCGCCGCGCTGGCGCTGCGCGTGGGCGTAGATGGCGCGCAGCTGCTGCAGAACGTGCAGGGGTTGGATCTGGGCAAGGCAACAGCCGCTGGTTGA